A genomic window from Streptomyces brevispora includes:
- a CDS encoding cold-shock protein, translated as MASGTVKWFNAAKGFGFIEQDGGGADVFAHFSNIAAQGFRELLEGQKVTFDIVPGQKGPMAENIVPA; from the coding sequence ATGGCGTCAGGAACTGTGAAGTGGTTCAACGCGGCCAAAGGTTTCGGCTTCATCGAGCAGGACGGCGGCGGCGCTGACGTGTTCGCCCACTTCTCGAACATTGCCGCCCAGGGCTTCCGCGAGCTGCTCGAAGGCCAGAAGGTCACCTTCGACATCGTGCCGGGCCAGAAGGGCCCGATGGCCGAGAACATCGTTCCCGCCTGA
- a CDS encoding nuclear transport factor 2 family protein, with translation MNSNYDAGAGLLGPPDDLVTAAGVDHVRLVYDYLNAGDLDAYASLLHDEVEFELPGRPLARGRTEVLHAHRADVERTTRHEIDRVVAHDHWVVAAGRRIVPGVDESCLRFVDFFGIADDSMVRTCTRYYHTTP, from the coding sequence ATGAACAGCAACTACGACGCGGGCGCCGGACTATTGGGCCCCCCGGACGATCTGGTCACCGCTGCCGGGGTCGACCATGTGCGACTGGTCTACGACTACCTCAACGCGGGGGATCTCGACGCCTACGCCTCCCTCCTGCATGACGAGGTCGAGTTCGAACTGCCCGGTCGGCCGCTCGCACGCGGCCGTACGGAGGTGCTCCACGCCCACCGCGCGGACGTCGAACGCACCACCCGCCACGAGATCGACCGCGTCGTCGCCCACGACCACTGGGTGGTCGCCGCGGGCCGCCGTATCGTCCCGGGCGTCGACGAGAGTTGTCTGCGGTTTGTCGACTTCTTCGGTATCGCCGACGACTCGATGGTGCGCACATGTACGCGCTACTACCACACGACTCCGTGA
- a CDS encoding DEAD/DEAH box helicase has translation MNPTRTNNRASRARSLTADSGRGSSRFNSTAPARSGGSGRSSGQGRRPAAVQGEFALPVTVTPALPAVEAFADLDMPGQLLAALTAQGVSVPFPIQGATLPNTLVGRDALGRGRTGSGKTLAFGLALLARTAGQRAEPRQPLALVLVPTRELAQQVTDALAPYARSVRLRMATVVGGMSIGRQANALRGGAEVVVATPGRLKDLIDRGDCRLDQVAITVLDEADQMADMGFMPQVTALLDQVRPEGQRMLFSATLDRNVDRLVRRYLSDPVVHSVDPSAGAVTTMQHHVLHVHGADKHRATTEIAAREGRVIMFLDTKRAVDKLTDHLLASGVRAAALHGGKAQSQRTRTLTQFKTGHVTVLVATNVAARGIHVDNLDLVVNVDPPTDHKDYLHRGGRTARAGESGSVVTLVTPNQRRDMTRLMTAAGIVPQTTQVRSGEEALGRITGAQAPSGIPVTITAPVVERRPRSASSRGRRSPASAARRVTAHQSSYDAAA, from the coding sequence ATGAACCCCACACGTACGAACAACCGCGCTTCCCGTGCCCGCAGCCTTACCGCCGACTCCGGCCGGGGCAGTAGCCGCTTCAACTCGACCGCCCCGGCCCGTTCCGGCGGGTCGGGCCGCTCGAGTGGCCAGGGGCGGCGGCCCGCCGCAGTCCAGGGCGAGTTCGCTCTACCGGTCACGGTCACTCCCGCGCTGCCCGCCGTCGAGGCGTTCGCCGACCTCGACATGCCGGGCCAGCTGCTGGCCGCGCTGACCGCGCAGGGCGTGAGCGTGCCGTTCCCGATCCAGGGGGCGACCCTGCCCAACACCCTCGTGGGCCGCGACGCCCTGGGACGTGGGCGCACCGGCTCCGGCAAGACGCTCGCCTTCGGCCTGGCCCTGCTGGCCCGCACCGCCGGCCAGCGTGCCGAGCCCCGCCAGCCGCTGGCCCTTGTCCTCGTGCCGACACGCGAGCTGGCCCAGCAGGTGACCGACGCTCTTGCCCCCTACGCCCGCTCGGTGAGGCTGCGCATGGCCACCGTCGTCGGCGGAATGTCTATCGGGAGGCAGGCCAACGCGCTGCGCGGTGGCGCGGAGGTCGTCGTGGCGACGCCGGGCCGGCTGAAGGACCTCATCGACCGCGGTGACTGCCGACTTGACCAGGTCGCGATCACCGTGCTGGACGAGGCCGATCAGATGGCCGACATGGGCTTCATGCCCCAGGTCACCGCTCTCCTGGACCAGGTTCGCCCCGAAGGGCAGCGGATGCTGTTCTCCGCCACCCTGGACCGGAATGTCGACCGCCTGGTCCGCCGTTACCTCAGCGACCCGGTCGTCCACTCCGTCGATCCGTCCGCCGGCGCGGTCACGACGATGCAGCACCACGTCCTGCACGTCCACGGCGCCGATAAGCACCGGGCGACCACCGAAATCGCCGCCCGCGAAGGCCGGGTGATCATGTTCTTGGACACCAAGCGGGCGGTTGACAAGCTCACCGACCACCTGCTGGCCAGCGGCGTGAGGGCAGCCGCTCTGCACGGCGGGAAGGCGCAGTCGCAGCGCACCCGGACCCTGACCCAGTTCAAGACCGGGCACGTCACCGTGCTCGTGGCCACGAACGTCGCCGCCCGCGGCATCCACGTCGACAACCTCGACCTCGTCGTCAACGTCGACCCGCCGACCGACCACAAGGACTACCTCCACCGCGGGGGCCGTACCGCACGGGCGGGGGAGTCCGGCAGCGTCGTCACCCTGGTCACCCCCAACCAGCGCCGCGACATGACCCGCCTCATGACCGCTGCCGGCATCGTGCCCCAGACCACCCAGGTCCGCTCCGGCGAGGAGGCACTCGGCCGGATCACCGGTGCCCAGGCCCCTTCCGGTATTCCGGTGACGATCACAGCGCC
- a CDS encoding ABC transporter ATP-binding protein translates to MRYVDLTGSREAAGRSIRMRDMARRLPQLVRRSLALAWRVDRRATIGLLLCQTVAGVMQALGLIAISGTLTALLTGGDVYHRLLQAWPSVALLATASGVRALLGITVSWLSSRLSPLMSREAEQMLLTGCATVELSAYDDPEFNRDREAADRGAQVTGDLINEGQDLIASAASFLAGAVVLAGVSWVLLPLLVAASLPQALAQISAARVRYLANLRSNGDNRMLSVLRWHIFTREAADQIRAGTMAGFLSGRYRQTVARINRQDRTAADKGARMSLVGALCGGLGSAVVWAAVVWLLATGRISVGHAGTAVFALQMVGQSVRGLVAVGARAVRTGLYMDDWSRFLDLAGGYTMRRGEHRPEPPRKIEIKSVSLRYAGKDQDALSDVSLTLRRGEVTALVGFNGSGKSTLSKLVSGLYVPTGGQVLWDGVPTGDADPQALWKQVALVPQDYAHWPLTVRENVTQGQPTARGDAAVREACEAADADEVVDKLGAGLDTLLAREWLNGEELSGGQWQRIALARAFFREAGLLVLDEPTANLDPRAEYRIFQRLRDLAQDRVVLLVTHRITNVAVADRIVVLDGGRVVQEGTYTELAEQEGGLFAQLLSYQVTSGADGGKYGTRA, encoded by the coding sequence ATGCGGTACGTGGACCTGACCGGCAGCCGTGAAGCGGCCGGGCGCTCCATCCGGATGCGTGACATGGCACGGCGCCTGCCCCAGTTGGTGCGGCGGTCGCTGGCCCTCGCCTGGCGCGTCGACCGACGGGCCACCATCGGTCTCCTGCTGTGCCAGACGGTCGCCGGCGTGATGCAGGCCCTGGGCCTGATCGCGATCAGTGGCACCCTCACCGCACTGCTGACCGGCGGAGACGTCTACCACCGGCTCCTGCAGGCATGGCCGTCCGTTGCCCTGCTGGCCACCGCGTCCGGAGTGCGGGCGCTGCTGGGCATCACCGTCAGCTGGCTCTCCTCCCGGCTGAGCCCCCTCATGTCGCGCGAGGCCGAGCAGATGCTGCTCACCGGCTGCGCCACGGTGGAGCTGTCCGCCTACGACGACCCCGAATTCAACCGTGACCGGGAGGCCGCCGACCGCGGAGCGCAGGTCACCGGAGACCTGATCAACGAGGGCCAGGACCTGATCGCCTCGGCGGCGTCCTTCCTCGCCGGTGCCGTCGTGCTCGCCGGGGTGAGCTGGGTGCTCCTTCCCCTCCTGGTCGCGGCCAGTCTGCCGCAGGCCCTCGCCCAGATCAGCGCCGCCCGGGTCCGCTACCTGGCGAACCTCCGCAGCAACGGCGACAACCGCATGCTGTCGGTACTGCGCTGGCACATCTTCACCCGCGAGGCAGCCGACCAGATCCGCGCCGGCACCATGGCCGGTTTCCTGTCCGGCCGGTACCGGCAGACGGTCGCCCGGATCAACCGCCAGGACCGCACCGCGGCCGACAAGGGCGCCCGCATGTCACTGGTCGGCGCACTGTGCGGCGGCCTCGGATCGGCCGTCGTGTGGGCGGCGGTCGTGTGGCTGCTGGCCACCGGCCGCATCAGCGTCGGGCACGCCGGGACGGCCGTCTTCGCTCTGCAGATGGTGGGCCAGTCGGTGCGCGGGCTGGTCGCCGTCGGGGCCAGGGCCGTACGCACGGGCCTGTACATGGACGACTGGAGCAGATTCCTCGACCTGGCCGGCGGATACACCATGCGCCGCGGCGAACACCGGCCGGAGCCTCCGCGCAAGATCGAGATCAAGTCGGTTTCGCTCCGCTACGCGGGAAAGGACCAGGACGCACTGTCCGACGTCTCACTCACCCTGCGCCGCGGCGAGGTGACCGCGCTGGTGGGCTTCAACGGATCGGGGAAGTCCACGCTTTCGAAGCTGGTCAGCGGCCTGTACGTGCCCACGGGCGGTCAGGTGCTGTGGGACGGCGTCCCCACCGGCGACGCCGATCCGCAGGCGTTGTGGAAGCAGGTGGCCCTGGTACCGCAGGACTATGCGCACTGGCCGCTGACGGTCCGCGAGAACGTGACCCAGGGGCAGCCCACGGCCCGCGGTGACGCGGCGGTCCGTGAAGCGTGCGAGGCCGCCGACGCGGACGAGGTCGTCGACAAGCTCGGCGCCGGCCTGGACACACTGCTCGCCCGCGAGTGGCTGAACGGGGAGGAGCTGAGCGGCGGCCAGTGGCAGCGCATCGCCCTCGCCAGGGCGTTCTTCCGCGAGGCCGGGCTCCTGGTCCTCGACGAGCCGACCGCGAACCTTGATCCGCGCGCCGAGTACAGGATCTTCCAGCGGCTGCGGGACCTGGCTCAGGACCGCGTTGTGCTGCTGGTGACACACCGGATCACCAATGTGGCCGTCGCCGACCGGATCGTGGTCCTCGACGGGGGCAGAGTCGTGCAAGAGGGCACGTACACGGAACTCGCCGAGCAGGAGGGTGGCCTGTTCGCGCAGTTGCTGTCCTACCAGGTCACCTCCGGGGCGGACGGCGGGAAGTACGGGACCCGCGCATGA
- a CDS encoding AfsR/SARP family transcriptional regulator, which translates to MTEEMLGLPGMSPPPFQVLGPLQVRGTKGPLRVPPGRQEVILAALLLETNRVVSTHYLVDLIWQDDPPETARTQVQICVSRLRKLLAGADAEVSITTRPPGYMLHTDAGNVDSALFTTLVTRARQLKEQGSPEQAVERLKSAMTLWQGDCLTGMDSGPLGNRARQLNEERLAALELRLRMELELGRHDRLVGELQMLTHEHPLRERLRGQLMEALYWSGRQAEALDVFQVGRVLLDEELGLEPGRELKDLQSAILAGELAPPAGPGPARAPSEPENAAEPAAAAPPVPERQDEVPHQMPATTADFVADPGRLADLERALTGGPGGHTAGLVAITGRPGTGKSTLAVHMAHMLAESGFPDGQLYCDLRGTTGAPATSSEVLGRFLRALGIPGQLIPESLDERAEMYRTRLASRRVIVVLDDAVSEGQVRSLLPGSRDCAVLVTSRARLTALPGAHRVELDVLEEDRALELLSRIIGEDRVRDEAVAAEALVRTVGRLPLALRIVAARLAARPHWTLASMVHRLANERHRLDELTHGEMTMRASLSLTYDGLAAADARLLRLLSMARTPTLPSWLAGSLLDDDRPFPSDLMEPLVDVQMLDVVGVESTGGYRYRFHEIIRVYAREQLASQERPEDREAALVRMAGGWMHLAEQAHRKVYGGDYTVLHGTAPRWVPPVGGTDQLLADPMAWLDAEQAALCAMVEQAADEGLHEVSWDLATTLVTLFEVRGHYDLWEQTHLKALEAVRKAGNLRGTAVVQASLGSLYMSRNQFDRARQTLGSALDVFQALDEPEGRALCRRDLALIARTDGDDAGALDLYGQSLADFDRAGDVVGRAIVLTQSAQIRMRQGNSDAAQTQLDEALAVYECVGYTGGRARTLRRVGQLLLERGDHDQAVLTFTEVLELCRVSGDVIGEGHLLRDLGHAFTLMGRPERARDFYDRAIAARERIMDFSGGALARLDLARLLEGDTGRSRELLIPAVDVFRDRGMARELTEAKRLLGVG; encoded by the coding sequence ATGACGGAAGAGATGCTGGGTCTCCCGGGCATGTCCCCGCCGCCCTTCCAGGTCCTGGGACCGCTACAGGTACGGGGCACGAAGGGGCCGCTGAGGGTTCCCCCCGGCCGCCAGGAAGTCATCCTCGCCGCCCTGCTCCTGGAGACCAACCGCGTCGTCAGCACCCACTACCTGGTCGACCTCATCTGGCAGGACGACCCGCCGGAGACCGCACGTACCCAGGTCCAGATCTGCGTGTCGCGGCTGCGGAAGCTGCTGGCGGGCGCGGACGCCGAGGTCTCGATCACCACGCGGCCCCCGGGGTACATGCTGCACACCGACGCCGGCAATGTGGACTCCGCGCTCTTCACCACCCTGGTCACACGTGCGCGTCAGCTGAAGGAGCAGGGCTCCCCGGAGCAGGCCGTGGAGCGGCTGAAGTCCGCGATGACGCTCTGGCAGGGGGACTGCCTGACCGGCATGGACAGCGGCCCGCTGGGCAACCGGGCCCGCCAGCTCAACGAGGAACGGCTCGCCGCCCTGGAACTGCGGCTGCGGATGGAGCTGGAACTCGGGCGGCACGACCGGCTGGTCGGCGAGCTGCAGATGCTGACGCACGAGCACCCCCTCAGGGAGAGACTGCGCGGTCAGCTCATGGAGGCCCTGTACTGGTCGGGGCGGCAGGCGGAGGCGCTGGACGTCTTCCAGGTCGGGCGGGTGCTGCTCGACGAGGAACTCGGGCTGGAGCCCGGCCGGGAGCTCAAGGACCTGCAGTCGGCGATCCTCGCGGGTGAACTGGCCCCTCCCGCGGGCCCCGGCCCGGCCCGTGCGCCGTCGGAGCCGGAGAACGCCGCGGAGCCCGCGGCCGCCGCCCCGCCGGTGCCCGAGCGGCAGGACGAGGTCCCGCACCAGATGCCCGCCACGACCGCGGACTTCGTCGCCGACCCCGGCCGGCTCGCGGACCTTGAGCGGGCCCTGACCGGAGGTCCGGGCGGGCACACGGCCGGTCTGGTCGCGATCACGGGCAGACCCGGCACCGGAAAGTCGACCCTCGCGGTCCACATGGCCCACATGCTGGCCGAAAGCGGTTTCCCCGACGGTCAGCTCTACTGCGACCTGCGCGGGACGACCGGGGCGCCCGCGACCTCCTCGGAGGTCCTTGGCCGGTTCCTGCGGGCGCTCGGCATTCCCGGCCAGCTCATCCCGGAGTCGCTGGACGAGCGCGCGGAGATGTACCGGACACGGCTCGCCTCCCGCCGGGTCATCGTCGTCCTGGACGACGCGGTCAGCGAGGGCCAGGTGCGGTCGCTCCTGCCCGGCAGCCGCGACTGCGCCGTCCTCGTCACGAGCCGGGCGCGGCTGACCGCCCTGCCCGGTGCGCACCGCGTCGAGCTGGACGTGCTGGAGGAGGACCGGGCGCTGGAGCTGCTGTCCCGGATCATCGGGGAGGACCGGGTGCGCGACGAGGCCGTGGCGGCCGAGGCGCTCGTCCGCACGGTCGGGCGGCTGCCGCTCGCGCTGCGCATCGTGGCCGCCCGCCTCGCCGCGCGTCCGCACTGGACGCTCGCCTCGATGGTGCACCGGCTCGCCAACGAGCGTCACCGGCTGGACGAGCTGACCCACGGCGAGATGACCATGCGGGCCAGCCTCTCCCTCACGTACGACGGTCTGGCCGCCGCGGACGCCCGGCTGCTGCGGCTGCTGAGCATGGCCCGGACGCCGACCCTGCCCAGCTGGCTGGCCGGTTCGCTCCTCGACGACGACCGCCCCTTCCCGTCGGACCTGATGGAGCCCCTGGTCGACGTACAGATGCTGGACGTCGTCGGGGTGGAGAGCACCGGGGGCTACCGGTACCGCTTCCACGAGATCATCCGTGTCTACGCGCGTGAACAACTGGCCTCTCAGGAAAGACCGGAGGACCGCGAGGCGGCGCTCGTGCGCATGGCGGGCGGCTGGATGCACCTGGCCGAGCAGGCGCACCGCAAGGTGTACGGCGGCGACTACACGGTGCTGCACGGAACCGCTCCCCGCTGGGTGCCGCCCGTCGGTGGCACCGACCAGCTGCTGGCCGACCCGATGGCCTGGCTGGACGCCGAACAGGCCGCGCTGTGCGCGATGGTGGAGCAGGCGGCGGACGAGGGGCTGCACGAGGTCAGCTGGGACCTGGCCACGACCCTGGTCACCCTCTTCGAGGTGCGCGGCCACTACGACCTGTGGGAGCAGACCCATCTGAAGGCGCTGGAGGCCGTCCGCAAGGCGGGCAATCTGCGGGGCACGGCGGTCGTGCAGGCGTCGCTCGGGTCGCTTTACATGAGCCGTAACCAGTTCGACCGGGCGCGGCAGACGCTCGGCTCGGCGCTGGACGTCTTCCAGGCGCTCGACGAACCGGAGGGCAGGGCGCTGTGCCGGCGCGATCTGGCCCTCATCGCGAGGACCGACGGCGATGACGCCGGCGCCCTGGACCTGTACGGGCAGTCCCTGGCCGACTTCGACCGGGCCGGTGACGTGGTGGGGCGCGCGATCGTCCTGACGCAGAGCGCCCAGATCCGGATGCGCCAGGGGAACAGCGACGCGGCGCAGACCCAGTTGGACGAGGCGCTGGCCGTCTACGAGTGTGTCGGATACACGGGGGGCCGGGCGAGAACGCTGCGCCGGGTCGGTCAACTGCTGCTGGAACGGGGCGACCACGATCAGGCGGTGCTGACCTTCACGGAGGTACTGGAGCTGTGCCGCGTCTCCGGCGATGTCATCGGTGAGGGGCACCTGCTGCGCGATCTGGGTCACGCCTTCACCCTGATGGGACGGCCCGAGCGGGCCAGGGACTTCTACGACCGGGCCATCGCGGCCCGGGAGCGCATCATGGATTTTAGTGGTGGCGCGCTGGCGCGCCTGGATCTGGCGCGGCTGCTGGAGGGGGACACGGGGCGGTCCCGGGAGCTTCTGATCCCCGCGGTCGACGTGTTCCGGGACCGTGGGATGGCGCGGGAGCTGACCGAGGCGAAGCGGTTGCTCGGCGTGGGCTGA